Within Nitrospirota bacterium, the genomic segment AGAGCGATGTCGAGCGGGCGCTTCCTGCTGCCGCGGCATCGCAGGAGCGCTTCACGAAGGCTGTCAAGGAAAAGGGAAGGGAAGTGCTCGCCGACCTCGCGGCAGGGGGGATGAGGGCGGTGGTGATCGTCGGCAGGGCGTATAATGCCTTTGACCCGAGCGTCAACCTCGAGATCCCGAAAAAGCTCTCGACCATCGAGGTGCTTTCTCTTCCCATGGATATGCTCCCCCTCGAATCCGTATCGATCTCCCGGTCATGGCCGAACATGTACTGGCGGTCGGGGCAGCGGATCCTGAAGGCGGCGCGTCTTATCAACACGACGCCGAATCTGCATGCCATTTATATCGGCAACTTCTCGTGCGGGCCCGATTCCTTTATCCTGAAGTATTTCAAGGAAGAGATGCGGAGCAAGCCTTTCCTCCACATAGAGATCGACGAGCACAGCGCCGACGCAGGCGCCATTACCCGATGCGAGGCGTTTCTCGACAGCATCGAGCAGCAGAACGGCCCGCAGCGAGCGCAGCGGCGCGAAAGCAGCGGGGCGCGGAAACACGTGAGCGCGGAAGAAGGCGGCGCTCCCCAGGCGGTCCTCCGCTCGTCCGATCTCGAAGGGCGTACCGTCTTCATCCCCCACATGGCCGACCATGCCTTTGCACTCAAGGCAGCTTTTACCTGCTGCGGGGTGCGTGCGGAGGTCCTGCCCCCCTCTGATAAGGAATCCGTCGATATCGGCAGGCGGTATGTGTCCGGAAAGGAGTGCTTCCCCTATCTGGTGACGGCCGGGGATATGCTCAAGAAGGCCCTTGCTCCTGATTTCAGACCCGAGCAGTCGGCGTTTTTCATGCCTTCCGGTACAGGGCCCTGCAGGTTCGGGCAGTACAACATCTCCCATAAGATGATCCTCGAGAAGCTCGGTCTCGGCGGCGTCCCCATCTTTGCTCCGAACCAGGACGTGGGCTTCTACCGCGATCTGGGTATCGCCGGGAGCGACTTTTCGATGGCGGCCTGGAAGGGCATCATCGCCTACGAGCTGCTGACCAAGTGTCTCCACGAAACGAGGCCCTATGAGCGCTCCGCCGGCGACGCCGAGGCGTTGTACCGGCAGTATCACGAACGGATCTCCCGTGCGCTCCAGAGCAGGAACGGGGCCATGGAACGTCTCCTCAGGGACATGCGCGACGGCTTCGAGGCGATCCCCCGCCGCCGGGAGCAGAGATCGCTCATCGGCATCATCGGCGAGATCTTCGTCCGGACACACCAGTTTTCGAACGAAGACCTGGTGCGGAAGATAGAGGCACTGGGCGGCGAAGTCTGGCTCGCGCCCATCGAGGAGTGGGTCTACTATGTCAATACGATGTCGCTGCGCAAAGCCTTGATTAAAAGGCGCAGGTCTGATATGATGAATATTCTCCTGAAACGGTTCTTCCAGAAGCGTATCGAGCACCGGTACGGCAGCGCCTTCAAGGGGTTCCTCAAGACTCTGAAGGAGCCTGAAACAGGAGAGATACTGAAGAAGGCGGCGCCCTACGTCCATGATTCGTTCGAGGGCGAGACGGTCCTGAGCATCGGCAAGGCGGTCGATCTCATCGAGCGCGGGGCAGCGGGAATCATCAGCGCGATGCCGTTCGGATGCATGCCCGGCACCATCGTCGCAGCGCTCCTGAAGGCGATCACGAGGGATTACGGGATACCCTGCATCAGTATCCCTTACGATGGTACGGAATCACCGGCCGTGGCGCTCCATATCGAGGCATTCATGGAGACGGTCGGGACGGATAAGGACAAGTAAGAAGTAAGAAGTAAGAAGTAAGAAGTAAGAAGTAAGAAGTAAGAAGAAGGGGGAGCTTAGGGGAGTTCTTTTATTCTGGCTCCTGTCTTCACTTCCTACTCCTCAGTTCTCATTTTTAACTTATATTCCCGGAAAAGGAGGTGATGGTGTGGGCAGTGTCGTGAAATGGCGCAAGAAGAAAATGCGTAAACACAAGCACAAAAAGCTCCGCAGGCTGACGCGGTCGCAACGGAGATAAGGGGAACCGTCCATGAAGGATATCATTATCTTGCAGGAGAAGATGACGCTGCTGGAGCAAGAGGTGAAGACCCTGACCGACAAGATCAGCACCCTCGAAGCATCGCTGGCCGAGCTGGACGATCTCAAGCTCGAAGTGCGCGGGCTGAAGCTCTTCCTCGGAAGAGTGCATCCCGATTTCATGACCCAGCTCCCCGAGGCCCTCAAGAAGCTGAGCGACTAGCCGACGCGCGTTCTATAGCGTGGGGGGCGGACCGCTCCTCTGCCGTACCCGCAGCGGTTTCCGGTACCGCGTATTTTGCCCTTTTGTTACGGGCATTTGCTATAATAAAAAATGTCTTTCTCCATACCACCGTTCTCGACAACCGGAATAGGCAGCCTGCCCCATACGCGAGCAGAAGATGCCTGCGAGCTCGTGCTCAGATCCTTCGATATACCCTTCTGGCCCCAGCTGCCCCGTCTCTCGTTTCATGAGTCGATGATCGTCCAGTATTCCGAGGGCATGCCCTATCTCCGGATCAACGAGCAGGACCAGGTCGCCTGGGTCATGCGCGACTCGAGCGATGAGCTCGAACGGTTCTATGAATCCTGCTCCGATATGGCCCGGATCGCCATATCGGAAGATTATGCCGCAGGGCTCCACGCCTTCCTGAAGATGATCAGGGGCAGGAGGTTCCCCCTGCTCAAGGGCCATGTCACCGGACCGGTGACCTATACGCTCGGGCTCAAGGATAATTACGGACGGTATGTCTTTTTCGACGAGGAGCTGCGGGAGGTCTCGTCCATGCTGCTCAAGGCGAAGATCCGCTGGCAGGTGGACATGCTGAAGCAGCACGCCGACGGCGTGGTCATCTTTATCGACGAGCCGATCCTTTCGGCGCTGGGGAGCTCCTCGTACCTCGGGGTCGATGCAGGAGAAGCGGAGCGCCTGTTGAAAGACAGCATCAGTGCGGTCGAAGAGGCGGGAGGCATCCCCGGCATCCACTGCTGCGGGAGGGCCGATTGGCCGATGGTCCTCAGGAGCGGCGCCGGGATCGTCAACTTCGACGCCTTCGAATACTTCGACTCCCTCGCCCTGTACCATGACGAGGTCAAGCAGTTCCTCGAGGGCGGAGGATACCTCGCGTGGGGCATGGTCCCCACGTCCGATGCGATCGGCAGCATCGACGATGCGCAGCTGGCGTCGCGCATAAAGGAGCATATCGGGAAGCTGGGCCGCAGTGTTTCCCCCGAGCTGGTCGCGAGCCGCCTGCTCCTGACCCCTTCGTGCGGCACCGGATCCCGCAGCATCGAGGAGACGACGAGGATCTTTCAACTGCTGATGCGCCTGAAAGAGGACGCAGCGTAGTGGCGAGGAGCACGGGCTTATTCATCTCCTTTGAGGGCATCGAGGGGACCGGCAAGACGACGCAGGCGCAGCTCCTCTCCGCGCGCCTTTCCGCCCGGGGGCACCGCACGGTCCTTACCCACGAGCCCGGCGGAACGGTCATCGGCGACCGCGTACGGGAGATCCTGCTTCTTCCCGAGCACAGGGAGATGTCTTCCACCACCGAGCTGCTCCTGTACAACGCCGCGCGGGCGCAGCACCTCGCCGAGCTCATCCTGCCTGCCCTCGAGAGGGGAGACGCGGTCATCACCGACCGGTTTGCCGATTCCACTGTCGCCTACCAGGGCTATGCGCGGGGGATCGACCTGACGCTGATCACGTCTCTCGATGGCATAGCGACAGGAGGGACCAGGCCTGAGCTTACGATCCTCTTCGATCTCGATGTCGAGACCGGCCTCAGAAGGAACCGGGATATCAACAAGGTGGACCGGCTCGAGCTCGAGACGATCGAGTTCCATCGCAGGGTGCGCGAGGGATTTCTGGAGATCGCCCGTGCCGAACCCGGCAGAGTGAAAGTGGTCGATGCCTCCCTTCCGCCCGAGGCGGTCGCGGAGCGGGTATGGGAAATAGTGCAAACCAAATTAAGAGATCAAAATCAGGAATGAGAAACTGAGGAGTTCCTCTATTTTGGATTTTTAATATGGCGCTCAGGCATATCATAGGACAGGAACGCGGGGTAAGGATACTGCTCGGCACGCTGCGGAGAGAAAGGGTCCCGTCGGCCATGCTCATCTCGGGCGACGGAGGGGTCGGCAAGAAGCTCGCGGCCATCACCTACGCGAAGGCGGTCAACTGCCTGCAGCCGGCCGAAGGGGACTGCTGTGATGCCTGCCTCTCCTGCAGGAAGATCGAAGCAGGCATTCACCCCGACGTGACCGTGCTCCTGCCCGAAGGCGAGGAGATCAAGATCGAGACGGTGCGGACGATCGAGGAAGCGCTCTTTCTGAAGCCTTACGAGGCCCGGAAAAAGGTGGTCATCATCGACGATGCCGACCTGATGAACAGCAATGCCGCCAATGCCTTTCTCAAGACGCTCGAGGAGCCGCCCGAGGAGAGCCTCATCCTGCTCCTCTCGCCCAATCCCGACAGGCTTCCGGATACCATAAAATCGCGCTGTACCCAGGTCCGTTTCTATCCCCTGCCGCTCGAGGGAGTCAAAAGGGTGATCGCCGGAACGACGGGGAAGGAGGCTGAAGCTCTGGCGGTGAGACTCTCGATGGGAAGGCCGGGGCTGGCGCTCTCGGGGGACCTGGAAGAAGAGCGGGAGTGGTTCATGAACCTCCTCGACGCCCTGCTGCGCGGCGGATCGAAAGAGGCCTGGGCCGACAGGAATGAAATGAAGACGTGGCTCGACCTGTCATCGGTCTTTCTCAGGGATATGGCGGTGGAGCGGATAACGGGCCGGGAAGAGGATCTCCTCTACGGCAGCAGCCGCTACCGGCTTTCCCGGCAGACGGATATCGGGGCGGTCTTCGAGGCCTACCGGCATCTGCAGCGGCTGCGCGGGCTTCTTGATTTTAATCTCAACAAATCAATATCATGGAATTATGCGGCGCAGATCGTGAGGCCGTTGCTGGCGCGCAGCTCATCGTGAGACGGCGCCTCCCAGCCAAAGGTGGAGAGCGCTGCGCATGCATGGAGGATACATGCCGGATGTCGTGGGAGTAAGGTTCAGACGCTGCGGGAAGATCTATGACTTCGAGGTCGATCCGCTCGACGTGAAAGAAGGCGACCCCGTCATCGTCGAGTCCGATTTCGGCCTCAGCATCGGGACGGTGGTACGGCCGCGGCGTACGGTCGGGGCATCCGAGCGGGAGCTGAAGAAGGTGATCAGGCGGGCCTCCGAGGAGGATTTCAAAGCCAGAGAGGATAATAAGAGGATCGAGAGGGATGCGCGGGCCTTCTGCCTGGAGCGTATCATGGCGCGGGGGCTGCCGATGAAGCTGGTCGGCGCCGAGGCGACCCTCGACCGTAAACGGATCGTCTTTTACTTCACCGCCGACGGGAGAATCGACTTCAGGGAACTGGTGAAGGACCTGGCGGCGAAGTTCAAGACGAGGATCGAGATGCGGCAGATCGGCGTCCGGGACGAGGCGAAGATCGTGGGGGGCATCGGGATCTGCGGCAGGGAGCTCTGCTGCAACACCTTCCTCGCCACCTTCGACCCGGTCTCGATAAAGATGGCGAAGAAGCAGGAGCTGGTCCTCAACGTCGGCAAGCTTTCGGGACTCTGCAGCAGGCTGATGTGCTGTCTCCGTTATGAGTACGACGGCGACCTGGGGAACATCGCTTCGGATGACGATATCCCGATCGGCGGGGACGATATCCCGATCGAGGTGATCGAAGAAAAGATTACGGCGACGCCTGCCCGGAGAGAGCACCCCCGGAGAATGCATCCCCGGGAGACAAAACCGGCGCGCAGGGAGCCGATAAGGGAAGCGGCCCCGGAAGCGCTCGTCCCTACCGAGGCTGCTCCCGCATCAGCTGAGCGGGCGCCGGAGCAGCAGGAGAAGCGGCGGCCTGGCCGGCACAAAAGGAAGCGGTTCAGGCGATGAGCAGCGGGAAGTATTATGTTACGACGCCGATCTACTACGTCAATGATATCCCGCACATAGGGCACGCCTATACCACCATTGCCGCCGATGTCCTCGCACGGTATCATCGCCTGAGGGGCGATGCCGTCTTCTTCCTCACCGGAACGGATGAGCACGGGCAGAAGGTCGAGAAAGCGGCAAAGGACCGGGGCAAAACGCCCAAAGAGCATGCCGACAGCATGGTCCCCAACTTCAAGGACCTCTGGGCCACGCTGAATATCTCGAACGACGCCTTCATACGCACTACCGATCCGGAGCACGTCAGGACCGTGCAGGGCCTCATGCAGAAGCTCTTCGATACCGGCGAAATAGAGAAGCGCGGGTATTCGGGATGGTACTGTGTCCCCGACGAGCGGTTCTGGACCGAAAAAGATCTCGTCGAAGGCAACTGCCCCGACTGCGGCAGGCCGGTCGAGCATATCCACGAGGAGAACTATTTTTTCCTCATGTCCAAATACCAGGACCGGCTGGTAAAGCATATCGAGGACAATCCCGAATATATTCTTCCCGAGACCCGCAGGAACGAGGTGCTCGGCTTCCTGCGGCATAATCCTCTGGGCGACCTCTGCATCTCGCGGCCGAAGGCGCGGCTCGCCTGGGGCATTCCGCTTCCCTTCGACGGCAGCTTCGTCACCTATGTCTGGTTCGATGCGCTGGTAAATTACTATTCCGCTACGGAGTATCTCGCCCCCCGGGGGGTGGCGTGGTGGCCTGCTGACCACCACCTCATCGGGAAGGACATCCTCACGACGCACGCCGTCTACTGGTCGGCCATGCTCATGGCCCTGGAGCTCCCCTTGCCGGGCGCCATCTTCGCGCACGGCTGGTGGACCGTCGAGGGGAAGAAGATGTCCAAGTCCGTAGGAAATGTGGTCGATCCCAATGCGATGGCGGACAAATACGGCGTGGATGCCTTCCGGTATTTTCTTTTCCGGGAGGTGACTTTCGGCCTCGACGGCGATTTCTCGGAAGAGGCCCTCATCCGCCGCATCAACACCGACCTCGCCAATGACCTCGGCAATCTCCTGAGCAGGTTTCTCACTATGGCGGAAAAGTATTTCAGCGGCGACATCGAAGTAATCGTCAGCAATCAAGTGAACGACTTCGGAAAAGTCTGCATCGATGCGAACCGTAAAGCGCATGAGCAGGAGCTCTGGTCGCGCCTGCAGTTCTATCATATCCTCGAGAACATCTGGAGTATGATCGGGGAGGCGAACAACTATATCGCCCGGAAAGAGCCGTGGAAGCTCGCCAAGAGTGATTCTGAAGAACTGAAGCAGGTGATATCCGATCTCTGGAACGCGCTGCGGCTGACCGCTCTTTCGCTGTATCCCTTCATGCCTGCGACGGCTGAAAAGATGTGGCAGCAGCTCGGCCTGAAGTCGCTGGTCGAAGAGGTAAGGCAAAGCGGCGGAGAAGAAAGCGTCAGGGGAGTTTTCGAGTGGGCATGGAGGCCGCCATACGCGGTGAAGGTCGCCAAGGGAGAGCAGCTCTTCCCGAGAATCGAAAAACCGGAAAAGACGATAGCAGAGAAGGCCCCGAAGGCAGAGAAGAAAAAGGAGAAGCCTGCGATGACCGAACAGGGTGTTGTCGAGTTGATAGGCATAGAGGACTTTGCGAAGGTCCAGTTGAAGGTCGGCCTCGTCGTCAGCGCCGAGCGGGTCGAGAAGTCGGAGAAGCTGATCAGGATGAAGGTCGATACCGGCGAGGAGCGCCAGGTCGTGGCGGGCATCGGCAAGGCATACGACCCCGCATACCTCATCGGCAAGAAGATCGTCGTCGTGGCGAACCTCAGGCCCGCGAAGCTGATGGGTATAGAGTCGCAGGGGATGCTCCTGGCTGCAACGGATGACGAGGGCACGCTCTCGATACTCGGCCTCGACCGGGACGTGAAGCAGGGCGCCCGGGTGAAGTAGACCGGGATCTACCGGTTCCCCGTGGCTTCGAGCGGATAGTCCGCCTTACGCCACTCGCCGTAGCCGCCTTTGAGGGCGGCTGTGTTGGTAAAACCCTTCTCGATAAGCCTGCCTGCCGCACGGGCGCTGGTATGCTCGTCTTTTCACGTTCAATAGACGACGATCGGCGCGCTTTTATCCAGCGAGCCCACCGCGGCCATGAGCGCCTGCTCGTCATCAGGGTCGACGTAGACCGCGCCCTTTATTTTCCAGGGGCTGGTGCGGTAAGCGGCGGGCTGGCGCACATCGATGATCGTGACCTGCTCGTTCCGGTCCATCAAGGCCTTCAGCTCATCGACGGTCTTTCTCGGCACTTCCATACCAAGAGCTCCTCGCAAACAAGTATCCAGAGGCGACAGGCCTCTCTTAAGGCAGTATACCACGTTTACGGCACGTCCCGGCTGTGCGCTCCTTCTTCCGGCTTCCGGCGCGGCAGGTATTCGCTGCACGCTGCGCTGTAGCGGCCCGTTTTTATACAGTATATAATAATAGTGAACCATGGGCATAACGGAAAGAGAGAGAATCGAAGAGCTTCCGTCCGAGTCCGAGCAGCTCCGCCGGCGCATCATGGAGCTCGAGGCGGAGTGCGCGCGCATAAAAGGCATCGTCCAGCAGAGCGAGATACGGTACCGCACCCTTTTCGAGGATTCCCGCGATGCCGTCTATGTCACCTCCCGTGAGGGAGAGGTTATCGACATGAACCGGGCTGGCCTCGAGCTTTTCGGGTACTCCAGGGAGGAGCTGATCGGAAGGGATATCCGCGAGCTGTATGTTGATCCAAAGGACCGGGAATGGTTTCAGCAGGAGATAGAGCGGACGGGCTCCGTCAAGGACTACGAAATGCGGTTCAAGAGAAAGGACGGCACGGAGCTCTACTGCCTCATGACCTCCTCGCTGCGCCGCACGCAGGACGGTGCGATCCTGGGATACCAGGGGATCATGCGCGATGTGACGGAGCGGAGGCGGGAGGTCGAGGCGCTGCGGCAGTCGGAAGAGAAGTTCTCGACCGTCTTTCATTCGAGTCCCGACTGGATCGCCATCAGCACGCTCGAGGACGGCCGCCTCATCGATGTGAACGAGGCCTTCCTCCGCATCACCGGCTACCGCCGGGAAGAGGTCATCGGCAAGACCTCGGCGGAGCTGAAGCTCTGGGTCAATCCTGCCGAGCGCGCCGAGGTGGTCAGGATACTGAGGGAGCAGGGAAAGCTGAGGGACCATGAGGTCAAGTTCCGGATGAAGAACGGAGAGGTCCGCACCATGCTCCGGTCCGCGGAGCTGATAGAGCGGGGAGGCGAATCCTTCATCATCAACATCTCCCGCGACATTACCGAGCGCAAGCGGACCGAGGAGGAGATCAGGAAGCTCAATGCCGAGCTCCAGCAGCGGGTTGCGGAGCTGGTCGATGCGAACAGGGAGCTCGACGCCTTCAGCTACTCCGTGTCGCACGATCTGCGGGTGCCGCTCATCGTGATCGGGGGCTATGCCCGCAGGCTGCTCAAGCGGTACGCGGGAGCGCTCGATGAGCAGGGAAGAGAGGTGCTGCAGGTTATACAGGCCAATGTGGGCAAGATGGAAGCGCTCATCGACGACCTCCTCGCTTTTTCCCGTTCGGGCCGCAAGCAGCTGACCCGGAGCGAGATCGATATGGAGGCGATGGTGCGGGAGGTCTTCGATGAGGTCAAGGCATTGGAGCCGAAGAGGACGGTGCGGTTGAAGACCGGAGCGCTGCTTCCCCTCTTCGCCGACCCCGCGCTGATGAGGCAGGTGGTGGTGAACCTCATTTCGAACGCCTTCAAGTTCACCAGGACGCGGGAGGTCGCCGAGATCGAGATAGGCAGCCTGCTGGAGGGGAATACGGTCCTCTACTTCATCAAGGACAACGGCGTCGGCTTCGATATGCGCCATGCAGCCAGGCTCTTCGATGTCTTTCAGCGGGTGCATGCCGAGGAGGGGTTCGAGGGCACCGGCATCGGGCTCTCGATCGTCAAGCGCATCATCAATCGCCACGGCGGCCAGATATGGGCCGAGGGCGAGCCCGGAAAGGGCGCGGTCTTCTCCTTTACCCTCCCCTGGAAAGAGATACCCGTGTAACCTCCCTGTCTCCTCCTATCTCCTTGCGACAGCTCCGATATTTCCTTTTCGAAAAGCGCTGTGGTATAGTTTCTGTTCAAGGAAAAGGAAGGAGGTGGAGCAGCATGGCGGGACTGAATCAGCGGAAAGTCAGGGACTGGCCCGAAAACGAGCGGCCCCGCGAGAGGCTCGTGAAGTACGGCGCCGAGCACCTCTCCGACGCCCAGCTGCTCGCCATCATCCTGAGGACCGGCGGCAACGGCAAGGGGGTCATGGACCTCTCGCGGACGCTGCTCGAGACGTTCCGGGACCTCCGCGCGATCGACAGCGCTTCCACTACCGAGCTCGCCTCGCTCAAGGGGCTCGGGACCGCCAAGATAGCCCAGATCAAGGCAGCCTTCGAGCTCGGCAAGCGTCTCATGAGCGGGTCGTTCGAAGGGAAACCGGTCTTCTCCTCCAGCCACGCCGTCTACACGTATTTCGCCCCGCGCTTCAGGAGCGTGAGGAAAGAGCTGCTGATCGCGCTGCTCCTGGATACGAAGAACCGCCTCCTGCGGGAGTGCAAGATATCGGAAGGCACCCTCACCAATTCGCTCATTCATCCCCGGGAGGCCTTCCGCGAGGCGATAAAGGAGTCCGCGGCAGCGGTGATCTTCGTGCACAACCATCCCAGCGGCGACCCTGCGCCGAGCCGGGACGACCTCCAGGTGACCGAGCGCCTGAAAGGCGCGGGAGAAATTATCGGCATCGGGGTGCTCGACCACGTGATCATCGGAGACGGCCGGTACGTGAGCCTCAAGGAGAAGGGGGCGGTGTGATACAATGTCGGGTGATCATTATAAGATAATTATTGCGTATTAAGGAGGAACGGGTATGATCAAGAGGGCGCTGATGAGCGTATCGGATAAACGCGGCGTGGTCGCGTTCGCACAGGAGTTGTCGGCGAGGGGGGTCGAGATCCTCTCGACAGGCGGCACCGCCAAGTCCCTCCGCGATGCCGGCGTGCCGGTCATAGAGGTGTCGGACTACACGGGGTTCCCCGAAATGCTCGACGGCCGGTTGAAGACGCTCCACCCGAAGATCCACGGCGGCCTCCTTTCCCGCCGGGGCAATCCCAAGGACATGGAAGACATACGGAAGCACGGCATACAGACCATCGATATGGTCGTCGTCAACCTCTATCCTTTCGAGCAGACCGTCGCCAAGCCGGACGTCACCTTCGAAGAGGCGATCGAGAACATCGATATAGGCGGCCCCACCATGCTCAGGGCCGCCTCGAAGAACTTCCAGGACGTGGCAGTGGTCGTCGACCCCGACGACTACCCGAAACTGCTCGAGGAGATGCGGGCCTCGAACGGCGGCGTGAGCAGGGAAACGAAGCTCGCCCTCGCAAAGAAGGTATTCAGCCATACTGCCCGCTACGACACGCTCATCGCCGAGTATCTCACCGGCATTACCGAAAAGGAGCCGTCCTTCCCCGCGTATTACACCACCTCGCTCAAAAAGGTAGCCGATCTGCGGTACGGCGAAAACCCCCAGCAGAAGGCGGCGATCTACAAGGAGCGGACCGCGGGGCTCTCCCTCCCCGATGCAAAGGTGCTTCAGGGAAAGGAGATGTCCTTCAATAATTATCTCGATGCGCACTCGGCGCTCATGCTCGCGCTCGAATTCGATAAAAAGGTATGCGCCATCATAAAGCATAACAACCCCTGCGGCGTCGCCACGGGCGAGACCGTGGCCGAGGCGTACAAAAAGGCCGAAAAAGCCGACCCTGTCTCGGCTTTCGGCGGAGTAGTCGCCTTCAATACCGAGGTGGACGGCGCAGCGGCCAAGGAAATGGCGGAGCTCTTCCTCGAGGTGGTGATCGCGCCCTCCTTCACGAAAGAGGCGCTCGAGGTCTTCGCCAGGAAGCCGAATATCAGGCTGCTCGCGCTTCCCGAGATGCTCTCGCCGGAAAAACGGAAAGCGGCATCGTGGGATATCAAGAGGATCGCCGGGGGCCTGCTCCTCCAGGGATGGGACTATTCCGCCGAGGAGGTGATGGCGCTGAAGGCGGTCACCAGGCGCCAGCCTACGAACGATGAGCTCGAGGCGCTCTCCTTTGCGTGGAAGGTCTGCAAGCATGTAAAATCGAATGCGATCGTCTATGCCTTCAAGGACAGGACCGCAGGCATCGGCATCGGCC encodes:
- the holB gene encoding DNA polymerase III subunit delta'; this translates as MALRHIIGQERGVRILLGTLRRERVPSAMLISGDGGVGKKLAAITYAKAVNCLQPAEGDCCDACLSCRKIEAGIHPDVTVLLPEGEEIKIETVRTIEEALFLKPYEARKKVVIIDDADLMNSNAANAFLKTLEEPPEESLILLLSPNPDRLPDTIKSRCTQVRFYPLPLEGVKRVIAGTTGKEAEALAVRLSMGRPGLALSGDLEEEREWFMNLLDALLRGGSKEAWADRNEMKTWLDLSSVFLRDMAVERITGREEDLLYGSSRYRLSRQTDIGAVFEAYRHLQRLRGLLDFNLNKSISWNYAAQIVRPLLARSSS
- a CDS encoding AURKAIP1/COX24 domain-containing protein codes for the protein MGSVVKWRKKKMRKHKHKKLRRLTRSQRR
- a CDS encoding stage 0 sporulation family protein, which gives rise to MPDVVGVRFRRCGKIYDFEVDPLDVKEGDPVIVESDFGLSIGTVVRPRRTVGASERELKKVIRRASEEDFKAREDNKRIERDARAFCLERIMARGLPMKLVGAEATLDRKRIVFYFTADGRIDFRELVKDLAAKFKTRIEMRQIGVRDEAKIVGGIGICGRELCCNTFLATFDPVSIKMAKKQELVLNVGKLSGLCSRLMCCLRYEYDGDLGNIASDDDIPIGGDDIPIEVIEEKITATPARREHPRRMHPRETKPARREPIREAAPEALVPTEAAPASAERAPEQQEKRRPGRHKRKRFRR
- the metG gene encoding methionine--tRNA ligase, with amino-acid sequence MSSGKYYVTTPIYYVNDIPHIGHAYTTIAADVLARYHRLRGDAVFFLTGTDEHGQKVEKAAKDRGKTPKEHADSMVPNFKDLWATLNISNDAFIRTTDPEHVRTVQGLMQKLFDTGEIEKRGYSGWYCVPDERFWTEKDLVEGNCPDCGRPVEHIHEENYFFLMSKYQDRLVKHIEDNPEYILPETRRNEVLGFLRHNPLGDLCISRPKARLAWGIPLPFDGSFVTYVWFDALVNYYSATEYLAPRGVAWWPADHHLIGKDILTTHAVYWSAMLMALELPLPGAIFAHGWWTVEGKKMSKSVGNVVDPNAMADKYGVDAFRYFLFREVTFGLDGDFSEEALIRRINTDLANDLGNLLSRFLTMAEKYFSGDIEVIVSNQVNDFGKVCIDANRKAHEQELWSRLQFYHILENIWSMIGEANNYIARKEPWKLAKSDSEELKQVISDLWNALRLTALSLYPFMPATAEKMWQQLGLKSLVEEVRQSGGEESVRGVFEWAWRPPYAVKVAKGEQLFPRIEKPEKTIAEKAPKAEKKKEKPAMTEQGVVELIGIEDFAKVQLKVGLVVSAERVEKSEKLIRMKVDTGEERQVVAGIGKAYDPAYLIGKKIVVVANLRPAKLMGIESQGMLLAATDDEGTLSILGLDRDVKQGARVK
- the tmk gene encoding dTMP kinase is translated as MARSTGLFISFEGIEGTGKTTQAQLLSARLSARGHRTVLTHEPGGTVIGDRVREILLLPEHREMSSTTELLLYNAARAQHLAELILPALERGDAVITDRFADSTVAYQGYARGIDLTLITSLDGIATGGTRPELTILFDLDVETGLRRNRDINKVDRLELETIEFHRRVREGFLEIARAEPGRVKVVDASLPPEAVAERVWEIVQTKLRDQNQE
- the purH gene encoding bifunctional phosphoribosylaminoimidazolecarboxamide formyltransferase/IMP cyclohydrolase gives rise to the protein MIKRALMSVSDKRGVVAFAQELSARGVEILSTGGTAKSLRDAGVPVIEVSDYTGFPEMLDGRLKTLHPKIHGGLLSRRGNPKDMEDIRKHGIQTIDMVVVNLYPFEQTVAKPDVTFEEAIENIDIGGPTMLRAASKNFQDVAVVVDPDDYPKLLEEMRASNGGVSRETKLALAKKVFSHTARYDTLIAEYLTGITEKEPSFPAYYTTSLKKVADLRYGENPQQKAAIYKERTAGLSLPDAKVLQGKEMSFNNYLDAHSALMLALEFDKKVCAIIKHNNPCGVATGETVAEAYKKAEKADPVSAFGGVVAFNTEVDGAAAKEMAELFLEVVIAPSFTKEALEVFARKPNIRLLALPEMLSPEKRKAASWDIKRIAGGLLLQGWDYSAEEVMALKAVTRRQPTNDELEALSFAWKVCKHVKSNAIVYAFKDRTAGIGIGQTKRVYSARIGAMNAGEPIKGSVAASDGFFPFRDGIEVLHEMGVTAVVQPGGSVKDPDVIAAADEFDMAMIITGVRHFRH
- a CDS encoding PAS domain S-box protein encodes the protein MGITERERIEELPSESEQLRRRIMELEAECARIKGIVQQSEIRYRTLFEDSRDAVYVTSREGEVIDMNRAGLELFGYSREELIGRDIRELYVDPKDREWFQQEIERTGSVKDYEMRFKRKDGTELYCLMTSSLRRTQDGAILGYQGIMRDVTERRREVEALRQSEEKFSTVFHSSPDWIAISTLEDGRLIDVNEAFLRITGYRREEVIGKTSAELKLWVNPAERAEVVRILREQGKLRDHEVKFRMKNGEVRTMLRSAELIERGGESFIINISRDITERKRTEEEIRKLNAELQQRVAELVDANRELDAFSYSVSHDLRVPLIVIGGYARRLLKRYAGALDEQGREVLQVIQANVGKMEALIDDLLAFSRSGRKQLTRSEIDMEAMVREVFDEVKALEPKRTVRLKTGALLPLFADPALMRQVVVNLISNAFKFTRTREVAEIEIGSLLEGNTVLYFIKDNGVGFDMRHAARLFDVFQRVHAEEGFEGTGIGLSIVKRIINRHGGQIWAEGEPGKGAVFSFTLPWKEIPV
- the radC gene encoding DNA repair protein RadC, which gives rise to MAGLNQRKVRDWPENERPRERLVKYGAEHLSDAQLLAIILRTGGNGKGVMDLSRTLLETFRDLRAIDSASTTELASLKGLGTAKIAQIKAAFELGKRLMSGSFEGKPVFSSSHAVYTYFAPRFRSVRKELLIALLLDTKNRLLRECKISEGTLTNSLIHPREAFREAIKESAAAVIFVHNHPSGDPAPSRDDLQVTERLKGAGEIIGIGVLDHVIIGDGRYVSLKEKGAV
- a CDS encoding rhodanese-like domain-containing protein, producing MEVPRKTVDELKALMDRNEQVTIIDVRQPAAYRTSPWKIKGAVYVDPDDEQALMAAVGSLDKSAPIVVY